Genomic window (Prionailurus bengalensis isolate Pbe53 chromosome E3, Fcat_Pben_1.1_paternal_pri, whole genome shotgun sequence):
CACAACTGACGCAGCAGAAATGCTCTGGGTGCCAATGTGTGCCCAAGGCAGTGACCATCTTCTGTGGGGCATGAACGAGGACACTCAGTATGGCCTTccatcccttcttcccttcctctcccaccctgAACCTATGCAATTGGGTTTAAGTAGGAGTTTGAGGCACAAGAGACCTAACAAGGAACTTGGAAGTCAAAGAGAGTGGGTGGAGTCCAAAGGGCCTTGGACACGGCCAAGGGGCTTAGCATGGGTGGGCAGGGGGCTGTGATTTGAATGGGGCCCACCCCACAGGGACCCTGGGTGAGGTGGGGTTTGTGGGACAGGTGCAGCTCACATGTCGGATGGGTTGATTGCAGAGGCCACAACGTGGGGAGAAGCGCTCAAAGTAGCACTCAGGGCAGAAGGGGGCTCCATCCTTCTCGAAGAAGCTGCTGCCTCCCAGGGACATGGAACAGCCACCGCAAATGAAGTGCTCAGGGTGCCAAGTACGGCCCAGCGCAGTCACCACCTGTGAGTTGAGGGTGAGGCCTGGATCAGAGTGGTCCTTGAGCTGCCATGCGCCCAATGAGCTAAGATTTACATGGcacatttcaagttttcttttcttttttttttttctttttaccatttgaCTCCCTTCCCTCATTTCTCCCACTCACCCTAAGAGATTAGGATGAAGAACCTAATGTTCAAGTCAGTCTGTAAGTGACAGAGATTCAACCCAGGTCTTCCAGCACAGTACTTAGGACTGTGAAGCTCATGAAAATGttgtaattactttaaaaatcagaagaaaaaaatgagctggaagaaaatgatttaatatataatattaagaaaTTCTTCTTCATACCAACGCAGtcataaaacacaattttaatttttaatttaatggagGGAGGGACCCATGAAGGTGAAAGTGACTAGGGCCCAAAAAAGTCACAATGCCACCCTGCTAAGATTAAAAATTCTGGGATGGAAGCAGGGCACTAAATCTAGCAAGAGGATCTAGGTCAACCACTGGGCACAGCTGTTGTCAACAACATTTACTCAGTCAATTAGCCAAGAACCAGAGTTCACACACCGGATGCTGGTGGAGCAGAAACATCTTTTGTGGATGACTGAGAAATGGTAGGTGGCCCCAATAAGACTTTGGTGAAGACTAAGAGATGGAGGTTTGTAAGAGAGCTAGAATAGTGCCTGCACAAAGTAGAACCACAATAAATGGTAACTGAGTTGGAATTCTCATTCTCATCCTACCACTTACGTGCAATGTGACTcggagctttagtttcctcatctgtaaaatatgaacAACAGTAATACCCACTTCCCAGAGTcatttactaaaagaaaaaaacacaaaatctggCTCTCAGGATGGGTTCATGGGGCTCTATCTCCCTACTCACAGTTCTCCACTTACCTGCCCAGCAATAGGTTTATTGCAGGAGCCACAGAGACCCTTGGTCTGGGTGGGAACACCACGGCGGCTGAGATCAGACTGCAGCAGTCCTAACATGGTGTCTAGGCTGCCCTTGCTAGTTGGCCCTGGTGAGGATGGGGAGCCCTCATTCACAGAGCTTGGCACTGGTGGCTGAGTTGACCCAGAGGTTGGAAGCTGCAGCAAGAAGGACATCAGAGTTGAGTCAACAAGGCAGAAGAAGTGGATGGTTCTAAAAGGGGTTGGGGAGCCACAAATCCACACTGGCCCACCTCCTACCTGACTCACGTGGTTCTGGACACGGAAGTCAGACAGTGAAGCCATCAGCCTATCCAATTCCAGGGTGGCCGAGGTTGCTGAAGGCTTTGGGAGAACAGGGGATGGGCTGGGAGGGCTGTGAAGAACACAACTTGTGTTAGCTCAGAGCCCCCCAGAATAATGAATGCTATCCTCCAGTAATTTAGGCATCTATCACCTCTCTCCCAGCTCTACCAGCCATGTCAAACTCACAGGCTGGGCCTTTTCTTGTCCTCAGATTGGTCCTCCTTCTGTTCCCCTGCAGTCTCCTTGCTAGATGGGAACTGAGACATTATTTCAtctgcagagaggagagaagggcacTGGATATGGGGTCATACTCTATCCCCTTCCAGTTAAGACTTGTGTCCTGTTAGCTGCTACTCTGGAAGAGTATACCCCTCAGTCTTTTCCCTTCTCCACCGTGTCCCCATTCCATCAAGGCCTATCTCTGTGACCTGGTACCTGTGATGTTGAACTGGGTAGCATTAAGTTCCTGAAGCAATCGGTCTAGTTCACAGAGGCCTGTGCCCAAGACACCACTGGAAGAGGAGAATGGAGGGGCCGCAGGAGCTGCAGGTTTTGGGGACCGAGGCTTGCACACCGtactggaaaacagggtggaagCCTGGGTTCAGGGGTGGGGAATCCAAGCCTCTTCACCTGAGTCTTAACTGGCTTCCACCTCCTGCAGTTCCCAGAACCCTCACCTGTACAGATGGTCCTTGTCCCCAGAAGCTCCTGAAGACTCCCCAGATCCTGTCTACAGAGAGAAAGATGCATGTGTGGGATGATAGATCTATACTTTGCCCCACTCAAGCTCAGATTCTCCTAGTCCTGGCCAAACTTGGCCCTAGTGTCACCCCAGTCCCCCACATTTGATCTCACCTGTGACTGGTGGCCATAGGGCAGGGGAGATGTGAAAGGCTCTGGAGACCTCTCTTTTGGAGCCCCTGACCTTGGCATGTGTGAGGTGGTGGTCTCCAGGTCAGACAGCAGGGCATCTGCAGGGGAGAGTCCGTCAGGATGAGAAGTTGAGAGGTTAAGGTTAGAGCAGAGACAGGGACTTAAGAGATTAGAAGTTCCAAGTAGGCAGTAGTTGAGGAGGACAGAAGCCAGTATTAAGAGCAGAAGTTAAGAATCAGATGGAAACACAGACCAGACCAAGGCAGAGAAGTAGAAGTGCAGCAGGGAATACTTATGACCAAAAACATCCCAAATGGCTCATCTTGGGAGTCATGCACAAAAACCAcctgattcttttattttctgcatctTCCCTGATGCAGTCAAAATTGACGATTTACGCAAGCCAAATTTGACTTCACCCCAAATTGCTCAGTTGGCTGTATGCCTGGCACCCAGTTTTCTGGTTGGATGCTCTTTCTGCCCAGTAattcctgctcccctcccccacctaaaCAGACTCGCCCTGCTGTGGCACAACTCCAGGTACTGGGTCCCACCCTATGCTCCTCATTGGCAGGTCTCCTAGGACCTGCTTTCTGATTGGCTTATTTTCCATACAAGCCGGTTGCCCCTACTGAGCAGCACCCCCTACTGAAGGGTGCCTGAACCCCTTCTCTCCCATGGAGAGTACAGCCTTTCCAACAGACCAGGAGGAGGAGATGCCGgtcctccttcttcctccaagacaaccccccacccccacccatcctcAGATCTAGATCCTTTGAATCCTTTCCTTTCCAGAACCTAGAAGTCCCTACTCCTTTATTCATCTCTGAGTACCACAGTGGAACCCTTAACCTCTTCCTGGCATCTTGGCACTCATCTGTTCTCTTTCTAGGCGGAAAGACCCGACCCCTACCATACCTAGGGTCCCTTAACTCTTTTCTTCTCCTAAACTCTGAGGCAGGCCCATTTTCTTCTCGAGAATTCGATTTCATATTCTCCCTTCCCATCTACTTTCCCAGGCTTGGACCCCAAGACCCCTTTAACCCTTCCGTTCCCAGAGCCCCTGAGCCCAGGCGCCCACTGGCAGGCGCTACACCTCCCTGCCCATCTGTCAGCAGCCTGTGATGGAGGGAGCTGAgcgagggaagaagggagggagctgagcgagggaagaagggagggagcgGCCAGTCCgggaaaggcaggaagggagaggcaggaagggggacGTGGTGTCGGAAAGGAGGCGCGGGCAAAGACCAGAATCAAGAAGACAGAAGGCAGGGATGGGGCGATTTGGGGAGTGCAAGGGGGCTCCAGGATGAGGAAGCGGGTCTAGATGGTGGTGAGGAGCTGGGGATAAGGGGACCCAAGCCCCACTCACCCAGGTCCTCCATGGCGGGGCACGGGCGCACCGCGCGGGGCGAGCAGGGCGGGGGCTGTgtccggtgggggcggggggtgggggacgtCCGGGAGTTGGAGGCCCGGCCGTGACCATGTAAGGAAGCCGGGACCCGCTGGGATGgagctggtggggggcggggggggtggggggggggttgggtagCGAGGGTGCAAAGAACGGGAGAACCCAGGATGGGGGCGTGTAAAGGAAGGAGGGCCAAGGCCCACCCAGGCCCAGCCCGCCTGTCTGCCGCGGAGGCAGCCACACCCCAGCCTTGGCCTCAGCTACAGGGAGCCCCAGGctgcctgagccaaagtcagagaagaGGCTCTCCCAGA
Coding sequences:
- the TGFB1I1 gene encoding transforming growth factor beta-1-induced transcript 1 protein isoform X1, with amino-acid sequence MEDLDALLSDLETTTSHMPRSGAPKERSPEPFTSPLPYGHQSQTGSGESSGASGDKDHLYSTVCKPRSPKPAAPAAPPFSSSSGVLGTGLCELDRLLQELNATQFNITDEIMSQFPSSKETAGEQKEDQSEDKKRPSLPPSPSPVLPKPSATSATLELDRLMASLSDFRVQNHVSQLPTSGSTQPPVPSSVNEGSPSSPGPTSKGSLDTMLGLLQSDLSRRGVPTQTKGLCGSCNKPIAGQVVTALGRTWHPEHFICGGCSMSLGGSSFFEKDGAPFCPECYFERFSPRCGLCNQPIRHKMVTALGTHWHPEHFCCVSCGEPFGDEGFHEREGRPYCRRDFLQLFAPRCQGCQGPILDNYISALSALWHPDCFVCRECFAPFSGGSFFEHEGRPLCENHFHARRGSLCATCGLPVTGRCVSALGRRFHPDHFTCTFCLRPLTKGSFQERAGKPYCQPCFIKLFG
- the TGFB1I1 gene encoding transforming growth factor beta-1-induced transcript 1 protein isoform X2, whose translation is MEDLDALLSDLETTTSHMPRSGAPKERSPEPFTSPLPYGHQSQTGSGESSGASGDKDHLYSTVCKPRSPKPAAPAAPPFSSSSGVLGTGLCELDRLLQELNATQFNITDEIMSQFPSSKETAGEQKEDQSEDKKRPSLPPSPSPVLPKPSATSATLELDRLMASLSDFRVQNHLPTSGSTQPPVPSSVNEGSPSSPGPTSKGSLDTMLGLLQSDLSRRGVPTQTKGLCGSCNKPIAGQVVTALGRTWHPEHFICGGCSMSLGGSSFFEKDGAPFCPECYFERFSPRCGLCNQPIRHKMVTALGTHWHPEHFCCVSCGEPFGDEGFHEREGRPYCRRDFLQLFAPRCQGCQGPILDNYISALSALWHPDCFVCRECFAPFSGGSFFEHEGRPLCENHFHARRGSLCATCGLPVTGRCVSALGRRFHPDHFTCTFCLRPLTKGSFQERAGKPYCQPCFIKLFG
- the TGFB1I1 gene encoding transforming growth factor beta-1-induced transcript 1 protein isoform X3, whose product is MEDLDALLSDLETTTSHMPRSGAPKERSPEPFTSPLPYGHQSQTGSGESSGASGDKDHLYSTVCKPRSPKPAAPAAPPFSSSSGVLGTGLCELDRLLQELNATQFNITDEIMSQFPSSKETAGEQKEDQSEDKKRPSLPPSPSPVLPKPSATSATLELDRLMASLSDFRVQNHVSQLPTSGSTQPPVPSSVNEGSPSSPGPTSKGSLDTMLGLLQSDLSRRGVPTQTKGLCGSCNKPIAGQVVTALGRTWHPEHFICGGCSMSLGGSSFFEKDGAPFCPECYFERFSPRCGLCNQPIRHVFMSVRAAPTVAGTSCSCSPRAARAVKAPFWITTYLHSAPSGTRTVSSAGNASRPSREAAFSSMRDALCVRTTSTRGVVHCALRVASR
- the TGFB1I1 gene encoding transforming growth factor beta-1-induced transcript 1 protein isoform X4; this translates as MEDLDALLSDLETTTSHMPRSGAPKERSPEPFTSPLPYGHQSQTGSGESSGASGDKDHLYSTVCKPRSPKPAAPAAPPFSSSSGVLGTGLCELDRLLQELNATQFNITDEIMSQFPSSKETAGEQKEDQSEDKKRPSLPPSPSPVLPKPSATSATLELDRLMASLSDFRVQNHLPTSGSTQPPVPSSVNEGSPSSPGPTSKGSLDTMLGLLQSDLSRRGVPTQTKGLCGSCNKPIAGQVVTALGRTWHPEHFICGGCSMSLGGSSFFEKDGAPFCPECYFERFSPRCGLCNQPIRHVFMSVRAAPTVAGTSCSCSPRAARAVKAPFWITTYLHSAPSGTRTVSSAGNASRPSREAAFSSMRDALCVRTTSTRGVVHCALRVASR